In Spodoptera frugiperda isolate SF20-4 chromosome 1, AGI-APGP_CSIRO_Sfru_2.0, whole genome shotgun sequence, the following are encoded in one genomic region:
- the LOC118273011 gene encoding mannose-P-dolichol utilization defect 1 protein homolog, which translates to MAEFLKGLLLSVLTEKCYEEYFEKFNFLDGPCMTATLSKGLGIGIIAGSILVKVPQILKILGSKSAEGINIYGVYLELFAITANFAYSCVMGFPFSAWGEGTFLAIQTAIIAALVLHYGGSTGTAGLFLATYAGIVSALVSGVTPTDVLWTMQAVNVPIIVIAKSIQVITNYKNGSTGQLSAITCLLLFGGSIARIFTSLVETGDFIIIVTYCVSTVANGAIVAQLFWYWNVGKGTQTQTKNKKKKKHA; encoded by the exons ATGGCAGAATTTTTGAAAGGTTTATTGTTATCGGTTTTAACTGAGAAATGCTACGAAGAATATTTCGAGAAATTCAACTTTCTCGATG gtCCTTGTATGACCGCGACCCTTAGTAAAGGTCTCGGCATCGGTATCATTGCCGGCTCTATTCTTGTGAAAGTTCCTCAAATATTGAAgattttaggcagtaagagtgcAGAGGGCATCAATATTTATGGAGTGTACTTGGAGTTGTTTGCTATCACAGCAAACTTTGCTTACAGTTGTGTTATGGGATTTCCATTTAG TGCATGGGGAGAAGGCACATTCTTAGCGATACAAACAGCCATTATTGCCGCACTCGTACTGCACTATGGAGGGTCAACAGGCACCGCTGGACTCTTCCTGGCCACATATGCAGGCATTGTGTCCGCTCTAGTCAGCGGTGTGACTCCCACAGATGTTCTGTGGACCATGCAAGCTGTTAATGTGCCTATAATTGTTATAGCCAAG TCTATCCAAGTAATCACGAATTACAAGAATGGTAGCACTGGACAGTTATCAGCGATTACGTGTCTGCTACTGTTTGGAGGCAGTATAGCTAGAATATTCACATCACTGGTCGAAACCGGAGACTTCATCATTATTGTCACATACTGCGTGTCCACTGTGGCTAACGGCGCCATAGTAGCGCAACTCTTCTGGTACTGGAACGTCGGAAAGGGAACCCAAACCCAAaccaaaaataagaaaaagaagaaacatgcataa